In Ptiloglossa arizonensis isolate GNS036 chromosome 6, iyPtiAriz1_principal, whole genome shotgun sequence, a single window of DNA contains:
- the LOC143148252 gene encoding uncharacterized protein LOC143148252 isoform X2, which translates to MDSLAITERSKLFRSRRNSAASDISEVTEIDVVVTPTKRTKSLATSDTLNKSNSRASKRLTRAGSEAKSPPTTRITRRTRASSMGPEATPDKKFTEMNQTEVDTPIKTKRRASILPLEATVLEETEEIIKNPMVTLERTLPNVQELENEIGIENSSKKQAHKILSVSLEKLNYDNLDKKRDDVCVEEVHDNSAENSSSTSEVVKMDVPDDNKKQMSTDNENVLGQSESVVEQRENLSTDTVIEAESLEHNVSEVLSQSMNSDTSKEPELEVENVLNNSIKEEIKDLNNKENHATNIISDSQSKDDIISNVLLQSPKPLSVSNINASKLTKEKCKSPNIETAIYRQSKESSELTSDIVSVKETSNNSDATNNSTNTSIITLIKEQDPDTSDNMQKLVLSTDTESLSEAPLSETANKNTVYIEMCEDSSFDESIQIVECTENISKTDNEKSIEIDNQPKESTEIFLDNQKCNEDANMMDVSSLHEENINKNEEFENDTTSQIMVTDDKCETIEGVAESDMSKNMETEVLNSTETLSSSDLNKVRSSKSSNECLIESKCSITSKNENTTNNLQNIEETNNLLACPNTTQESSDAHTSLEDSVSTDKSKKNVTNVVKSSHSSIVTEIPAESGEEVTEKELSQKTSILDDSLVTEKQSLHKSESSNEQKKAKVNLETCKKSSESIEVDDIDSDTNTANLFQDIPAEEWKEKNNDVDQISVRSSMSTEILDNESETECDLILVDREAWLAAENIKMEKEKETFDYDSDDTVLLKVRKDSLKTHGNEKTANVLKDDCKMNVSGSKTSNTNKRKSMQQEETADSEHGMEGLEDAEDNMTQDTEEVIDIGNMSKRKSIIKVTKEQNTAKSNTSIQKSMEEKSISESHETTETNENLNKLSADSPLNKSKLSEDFPKKRKSLNKSIQEMGNESEKSNEMETTKKKKSLNKSKSIEREMIESDSNDEDAYTISKKNKKKQSLHDSSKKKIIQKQADVNLSEESGNESKESEVFEKKNSGRKRKFSRNHSTVVNIDSDSDVSIQNLDSDDSQNESMKLPKFLFGGGSDDDSDDDDNKSNKSIDSDIQREYNLHGEDISKFSDDDVPGDECRASETESSDPDDNGSDLIDFVVDDDEVEEEEVEEEENEELDNDEDPEGNKKQDKEVLEEQDEEAVDEQDVEISEEQDEEALAERDVEAFEEQDEETLEERNEEMEQEMVEIEDEVQEKVTEEDNNSNKDGQEIIDDENANKSMDNSNKEKNKPRKSVDTSLSKTIENGKKEKKKSKMDMSQIETDEHFSSYSPLSNSCKTKKTKLKRVSNEFSDSTDQVLNESQLYVQKMHEHSKTLECSTPKSGSLKKEKFNTSLGTTCVTLSNKTCEIEEGNYSNKEKVENRTPGMENSSKKLSKEKSKDNFMCRSFPSELIESIEKTNLSRPMSSKVADLNKTVLTPNIESPTIKYLKKEKLNESAPELKFDNKCIKSINSSINNEQSRTLSSFEKVNVHIEESNVKASQEVNASLRKKLLKVADTILETDQKKRKKRKQPIVAKTNFTLFDEDNSKENKDSQIMEKTETRVISIPNIDENDEAEILSNEKTQKRKKKKTIRVEKPLKEDTCEDFNEIKAEINDRPIYNESKKKKKRQKIIEDVTECTNINLESKVSTKKKGKNEKKVLLPSAQISAEELQNKKSKLFKDIASEGEQILIEKLPKKKKKSLNDIELQDVQISTEKLSKKKQKLIKDVASEDEQILIEKFPKKKKLSNDTASHDILISTEKSPSKKQKLLKDNASEGENVFIEKLPKKKKKLLNNIASQDVQFSAEKLHKKKQKLIKDVASEGEQILIKKLPKKKKKLSNDNASQNVAISADKLSKNKQKILSKDLQCAEASLEKLPKKMQKLLSQKISQDKGRLSKTSNKSHQLSDAELDSDKGPEVVAFSKSRDKALEVLKHTIDNIKVNKELKKKQRREHIEKMQEGKEIEIQKPEFKTQYRIKRLPDEVLENLPDVPLKQVKRRKLIKSQEQVLPTRSMFDSKVKESKSVDEENFIPLSSYGGTTQFSVVNLQKFKKKKEVSEVVAFRQKILAKNPRQPVSAYLMYLEKQKTSTKTKFYNKPY; encoded by the exons ATGGACAGTTTAGCAATAACTGAAAGGAGCAAACTCTTCCGTTCCAGAAGAAATTCTGCAGCATCAGATATCAGCGAAGTCACAGAAATAGATGTTGTTGTCACACCAACGAAAAGAACTAAAAGTTTGGCTACAAGTGATACACTTAACAAGTCTAATAGTCGAGCAAG TAAGCGATTGACAAGAGCTGGCTCAGAAGCAAAATCGCCACCCACAACAAGAATTACACGTCGAACAAGAGCTAGTTCCATGGGACCTGAAGCTACACCAGATAAGAAATTTACAGAAATGAATCAAACTGAAGTAGATACACCTATTAAAACAAAAAGGCGAGCATCGATATTACCTTTAGAAGCAACTGTTCTAGAAGAAACAGAAGAAATCATAAAGAATCCTATGGTAACATTAGAGCGTACATTGCCTAATGTTCAAGAACTTGAAAATGAAATAG GTATTGAAAATTCTAGTAAAAAACAGGCACATAAAATATTATCAGTTTCACTAGAGAAACTTAATTATGACAACCTAGATAAAAAAAGAGATGATGTTTGTG TTGAGGAAGTACACGACAATTCCGCGGAAAATTCTTCAAGCACCTCTGAAGTTGTTAAAATGGATGTACCTGATGATAATAAAAAACAAATGTCAACTGACAATGAAAACGTTTTGGGGCAGAGTGAAAGTGTTGTAGAACAGAGGGAAAACCTTTCTACAGATACTGTAATAGAAGCAGAATCATTAGAACATAATGTGTCTGAAGTGCTGTCACAGAGTATGAATTCTGACACATCCAAGGAACCAGAATTGGAAGtcgaaaatgtattaaataattcaataaaagaAGAGATTAAAGATCTTAACAATAAAGAAAATCATGCAACAAATATTATTAGTGATTCACAAAGTAAAGATGATATTATTTCTAATGTATTATTGCAAAGTCCAAAACCATTATCTGTAAGTAATATCAACGCGAGTAAATTAACTAAAGAAAAATGCAAATCTCCTAATATTGAAACTGCAATCTATCGACAGTCAAAAGAATCATCAGAATTAACAAGTGATATTGTTTCTGTGAAAGAAACTAGCAATAACAGTGATGCAACTAATAATTCAACAAACACAAGTATTATCACATTGATAAAAGAACAGGATCCAGACACTTCTGATAATATGCAAAAATTAGTACTAAGTACAGACACTGAATCATTAAGTGAGGCTCCACTTAGTGAAACTGCAAATAAAAATACTGTGTATATAGAAATGTGTGAAGATTCAAGCTTTGATGAAAGTATTCAAATTGTAGAGTGTACAGAAAATATTAGTAAAACAGATAATGAGAAGTCTATTGAAATAGATAATCAACCTAAAGAATCAACAGAGATTTTCTTGGATAATCAAAAATGTAATGAAGATGCAAATATGATGGATGTTTCAAGTTTAcatgaagaaaatataaataagaatGAAGAATTTGAGAATGACACTACAAGTCAAATTATGGTTACAGATGATAAATGTGAAACAATAGAGGGTGTTGCTGAATCAGACATGTCAAAAAATATGGAAACTGAGGTACTAAACTCTACAGAAACACTTTCTTCTTCTGATTTAAATAAAGTAAGATCGTCAAAGTCGTCAAATGAATGCTTAATTGAAAGTAAATGTTCCATCActtcaaaaaatgaaaataccacaaataatttacagaatatagaagaaacgaataatttgctCGCTTGTCCGAATACAACACAAGAGTCTTCAGATGCTCATACAAGCTTAGAGGATTCTGTATCTACtgataaaagtaaaaaaaatgtaactAATGTGGTTAAAAGTAGTCATTCTTCTATTGTTACAGAAATACCAGCTGAATCTGGTGAAGAAGTGACTGAAAAAGAACTGTCACAGAAAACTTCTATATTGGATGATTCTTTAGTTACAGAAAAACAATCTCTGCATAAATCAGAATCAAGTAATGAACAAAAGAAAGCAAAAGTGAATCTAGAAACGTGTAAGAAAAGCTCAGAAAGTATAGAAGTCGACGATATTGATTCTGATACAAATACCGCAAATTTATTTCAAGATATTCCAGCCGAagagtggaaagaaaaaaataatgacGTTGATCAAATTTCGGTCCGTTCTTCAATGTCGACAGAAATATTAGACAATGAAAGTGAAACGGAATGTGATCTTATTTTAGTTGATAGAGAAGCATGGCTAGCTGCTGAAAACAtaaaaatggagaaagaaaaggaaacgtttGATTATGATTCAGATGATACTGTTCTCTTAAAAGTACGAAAAGATTCTTTAAAAACACACGGCAATGAAAAAACGGCGAATGTATTAAAAGATGATTGTAAGATGAATGTTAGTGGAAGTAAAACTTCAAATACAAATAAGCGAAAATCAATGCAGCAAGAAGAAACTGCAGACTCAGAACATGGAATGGAAGGTTTAGAAGATGCAGAAGATAATATGACCCAAGATACAGAAGAAGTGATAGATATAGGAAATATGAGCAAAAGAAAGTCTATAATAAAAGTAACTAAAGAACAGAATACCGCCAAAAGCAATACTTCAATTCAAAAGTCCATGGAAGAAAAAAGTATATCTGAGTCACATGAAACAACAgagacgaatgaaaatttaaataaattatctgCTGATTCACcattaaataaaagtaaattatctgaagattttccaaagaaacgaaaatcacTTAATAAATCAATTCAAGAAATGGGCAATGAATCTGAAAAATCTAATGAAATGgaaactacgaaaaagaagaaatcgttAAATAAGTCTAAATCCATAGAACGTGAGATGATTGAAAGTGATTCAAATGACGAAGATGCATATACAATTtccaagaaaaacaaaaaaaaacaatctttaCACGATTcttcaaagaaaaaaataatacagaaaCAGGCAGATGTAAATTTATCAGAAGAATCTGGTAATGAATCCAAAGAGTCTGAggtatttgaaaaaaagaacAGCGGTAGGAAAAGAAAGTTCAGTAGAAATCATTCTACTGTGGTCAATATTGATTCAGATTCTGATGTCAGTATACAAAATTTGGATTCTGACGATTCGCAGAATGAAAGCATGAAACTACCTAAATTTCTATTTGGCGGGGGAAGCGACGATGAcagtgatgatgatgataataaatcTAATAAAAGTATAGATTCTGATATTCAAAGAGAATACAATCTTCATGGTGAAGATATCTCTAAGTTTTCTGATGATGATGTTCCAGGAGATGAATGCAGAGCATCAGAAACAGAATCATCAGATCCAGATGATAATGGATCAGATCTTATAGATTTTGTAGTTGATGATGATGaagttgaagaagaagaagttgaAGAAGAGGAGAATGAAGAATTGGACAATGATGAAGATCCTGAAGGAAATAAAAAACAAGATAAAGAAGTATTAGAAGAACAAGATGAAGAAGCAGTAGACGAACAAGATGTAGAAATATCAGAAGAACAAGATGAAGAAGCACTAGCAGAACGAGATGTAGAAGCATTTGAAGAACAAGATGAAGAAACGTTAGAAGAACGAAATGAagagatggaacaggaaatggttgaaattGAAGATGAAGTACAAGAGAAAGTAACTGAAGAAgataataattcaaataaagATGGACAAGAAATTATTGATGACGAAAACGCAAATAAATCAATGGATAAttctaataaagaaaagaataaacCAAGAAAATCCGTAGATACAAGTTTGTCTAAAACGATCGAGAAcggtaaaaaagagaaaaaaaagtctAAAATGGATATGAGTCAGATAGAAACTGATGAACATTTCTCATCTTATTCACCTCTTTCAAACTCTTGTAAAACGAAAAAAACAAAACTGAAACGTGTCTCGAATGAATTTTCCGATAGTACGGACCAAGTACTAAATGAGTCACAGTTATATGTTCAAAAGATGCATGAACATAGTAAGACACTGGAGTGTAGTACTCCTAAAAGTGgttcgttgaaaaaagaaaaatttaacacAAGTTTAGGAACTACTTGTGTAACATTATCCAACAAAACATGTGAAATCGAAGAAGGTAATTATTCTAATAAGGAAAAAGTTGAAAATAGAACACCAGGAATGGAAAACAGTTCGAAGAAATTAAGTAAAGAAAAAAGCAAAGATAATTTCATGTGTAGAAGTTTTCCATCTGAATTAATTGAATCAATAGAAAAAACAAATCTTTCAAGACCAATGTCTTCTAAAGTAGCTGATTTAAATAAAACTGTATTGACACCAAATATTGAATCACCTActataaaatacttaaaaaaagaaaaattgaatgaaaGTGCACCAGAATTGAAGTTtgataataaatgtataaaatcaATTAACAGCAGTATAAATAATGAACAAAGTAGAACATTAAGTTCATTTGAGAAAGTAAATGTACATATCGAAGAATCAAATGTAAAAGCCTCTCAGGAGGTAAATGCCTCATTAAGAAAAAAACTGCTTAAAGTAGCTGACACCATATTAGAAACTGAtcaaaagaaaaggaagaaacgaaaacaacCGATAGTAGCAAAGACTAATTTCACCTTATTTGATGAAGACAATTCCAAAGAGAATAAGGATTCACAAATTATGGAAAAAACTGAAACACGCGTTATTTCTATTCCTAATATTGATGAGAATGATGAAGCAGAAATTCTTTCGAATGAGAAAACACAGaagcggaaaaagaaaaagacaatACGTGTTGAAAAACCTCTAAAAGAAGATACATGTGAGGACTTCAATGAAATAAAAGCAGAAATCAATGATAGACCAATATATaatgaaagtaaaaagaaaaagaaacgacagaAGATTATTGAGGATGTTACTGAATGTACAAACATAAATCTAGAGAGTAAAGTATCTACAAAAAAGAAAGGTAAAAATGAGAAGAAGGTTCTTTTGCCATCTGCACAAATTTCAGCTGAAGAATTGCAGAATAAAAAGtcgaaattatttaaagacATTGCCTCAGAAggtgaacaaattttaattgaaaaattgcctaagaaaaagaagaagtcaTTAAACGATATTGAATTACAAGATGTACAAATTTCAACTGAAAAATTATCTAAGAAAaaacagaaattaataaaagatgTTGCTTCAGAAGATGAAcagattttaattgaaaaatttcctaAGAAAAAGAAGTTATCAAATGATACTGCATCACATGATATACTAATTTCAACTGAGAAATCACCTAGCAAAAAACAGAAGTTATTAAAAGATAATGCTTCAGAAGGTGAAAatgttttcattgaaaaattgccgaagaagaaaaagaagttaTTAAACAATATTGCGTCACAAGATGTACAATTTTCAGCTGAAAAATTAcataagaaaaaacaaaaattaataaaagatgTCGCTTCAGAAggtgaacaaattttaattaaaaaattgcctaaaaaaaagaagaagttaTCAAATGATAATGCATCACAAAATGTAGCAATTTCAGCTGATAAATTAtctaaaaacaaacaaaaaatattatcaaaagaTCTACAATGTGCAGAAGCTTCACTTGAAAAATTGCCtaagaaaatgcaaaaattaTTATCACAAAAGATTTCACAAGATAAAGGAAGATTAAGTAAAACATCCAACAAGTCCCATCAATTAAGTGATGCAGAATTGGATTCAGATAAAGGACCAGAAGTAGTTGCATTTTCTAAATCCCGAGATAAAGCATTAGAAGTTTTAAAACATACTATTGATAACATTAAAGTTAATAAAGAACTAAAAAAGAAGCAACGAAGAGAACATATAGAAAAGATgcaagaaggaaaagaaattgaaattcagAAACCAGAATTCAAAACTCAGTATCGTATTAAACGACTTCCTGATGAAGTCCTTGAAAATCTTCCAGACGTCCCGTTGAAACAAGTAAAAaggagaaaattaataaaatctcAAGAGCAAGTATTACCAACGCGTTCTATGTTTGATTCAAAGGTTAAAGAAAGTAAGAGTGTGGATgaggaaaatttcattccattaaGTTCCTACGGAGGTACAACTCAGTTTAGTGTCGTCAATCttcagaaatttaaaaaaaagaaagaagtctCAGAAGTAGTCGCGTTTAGACAGAAAATACTTGCTAAGAATCCTCGACAACCTGTTTCAGCTTATTTAATGTATTTAGAGAAACAAAAGACGTCGACTAAAACTAAGTTTTATAATAAACCATACTAA